CTTTGGGAAACTCTAATTTATGATTCATCCATTAAAGAAAATGCAAGTACCATATACAACTCACATTTAGTGTTAGTCTATGtctaattgtttacatttttcgaattttttttatttcacttggtACATTTAATAGAATTTCAAACTTGACCACAGATAtatcaaatttgaattttttacttTGCTGAAATTCAGATTTTAATGGATTTGAAGGTCGaagcttcaatttttaaattatcattattattattattattattattattattattattattattattattattattattattattattattattatacgaaaacCTTACATATTTATGGTACTTCTAAGGAATATCGGCATATTGTGAAGTCACATACAATTTATGttcagataaatattgtttcgCAATGCTAAATAAAAAGGTGACAAGTTAACAGACAATAGGTGATCATACCTAGGTTACAGAACGCATTAGTATAATGATTATTTATGTCTGATACTTCCATAAAACTGAGTTATTGTAAAGGAAATTTCCTATTATTCCCATCCCTAATAGCACTATGATATAGCCTAAATAACACAAACAGTAGCAGGTCTTTTTTAAACAAGAAACCAAAATTGTGCTAATAGTGGAGAAACTAGataaaattggaaataatttttacGATCTCTCACAGTGTGAATTGTACCATTGGGGAAATTTACAGGACAAAATGCATGAATACAATtataacactttggaggaactgcaAGTTAAATTTAGAAGAAGTTCTCTCTTAAGTGTTCAATAACTCCTTTGTTTAAATTTAGACTTTTCGAGAAAGTGTCAGTTATGCTTAAAAACAGACAGAGCATTTCCAGCAACTGCTATGAAATATATGAGTACTCTTGttaatgtgttaaaataaaaatccaGTCTTTTCTACTTTTCTCCCGAGAGTTAAGCTGTCATGGTTTTGTACGAGGAGTAATGGTCAATGCCAGTACTCAACTAGCTGTTGTGAGACTTAAAAAGAGCATTGTATGATGATTACTTTTAAGAAAGGCAACATTTCAAGTGAGGATTGAAAATTTCGAATATATTATGCTATTCACCCAAAAAGTTaaagataatttaaaattaagaataaaattaatgcttgTGTCATGATGTTCTAAGTTCTAAGATTGTTCCTGTAAAATTTCAAGCTGGGATATCATTGAGTTCTTACTATTTGGAGCATTTTGATTTATGGTagctaaaatatatgaaaatactgTTCTGTACTACAGTGAAACATTCTTTATCCGTCATGTCTAAGGTATTTTGCATGCAGCAGTCGAcctgttggcgagttggtatagcgttgaccttctatgcctaaggttgcgggttcgatcccgggccaggtcgatggcatttaagtgtgcttaaatgcgataggctcatgtcagtggatttactggcatgtaaaagaactcctgcgggacaaaattccggcacatccggcgacactgatataacctctgcagttgcgtcattaaataaaacatagcatttaacATGCATGCAGCAGCTACATTTGGTTCTTTCAGTGTTTAAGatcatcacttatattctttataaaatgtaatttgtcttgtagcctaaattgtttgttgcatttccaatacatttctcaatgatagcctatctaactagggtttctattaaagaaaaaaattgaattaaatataaatattcatttagaattgattaggaggccgattattaaaccctggttgggacggctattaACTATCTATCtgtattttatttcgaaaatattaaaagagggGTGTATTCTGAAAAGTTCAGAATCATTGATGTGTAGCATTCCTTTATAGTTGATGTTGAATACCTTGTAACATATTCTTCAATTTGCTCCATTTCTGTGAAATTGTTATAATtagaatgttatttttttatagctTCTGAACTTTGTGGAAACAACAATGTTATTCTCAGATCATAAAGTGGATACTAATATCATCAGCTGGAATAGAGTTGTTCTGCTTCACGGCCCTCCTGGTACAGGCAAGACCTCTTTGTGTAAAGCTTTAGCACAGAAGTTGGCTATTCGTTTGGGACATCGCTACACTCATGGAGAACTAATTGAGATAAATAGCCACAGCTTATTCTCAAAATGGTTTTCAGAGGTACTAATTATACTTAAATCATGACAGGACAAGCCTAGTTAAGAGCACGAACTTAATTTCATTGAGAAATATAACAGATGCATCAATTGATAATATTcagtacattataattataatagcaaGTGTTCCATGAATCAATTTACTGAAAGAActatttttctgtattaaatctcTGTAACATCTGACACTAAGTTTGGTCACGAAAAAATCTCGTCATTGCCCGGGATGGAACCCAGCTagtctgtagccagctgttctTACCAGCTGAACTACTTGGCTACCTTGGACAATTATAGTTTTTCGAAAATCTCTGAAATTGTCTTTGCATTTTAAGTGACTGTAGAATGATAATATATAGTCCTTAAAATGTAATTCTTGGAGGATTTTATTGTACTGTGACTGTTTTCTTATAGTCTGTGATAAGTGTAATTTACATTGTGgtgtattatataattatgatACTGGTAGAAGTGAACAATTTCTGGGGTTATTGAGTAATAACGTTCTTCCTACGTATgttgtaatgtaacatttttcgtactccagcattataaacagtctttatcattAGTGAGAATCGTGCAAAATATGCCAGATTATTGTACCAGTGCCATAAAATATTACcgtgccaactaaaacgtcatgacttctatcaTGGCAGTATAACTTGTgctataaaattaacattattattattattattattattattattattattaccagcttcattgtctagtggtcagagcttctgaccatagttcatgaggtctcgggttcgattcctggtcagagctcaggaattttttttttcctgtgttcgtccatggtctggaatttaggttaagtttagatttaagatctctcctggcaccacataatcataatcatcttatcatatcatcggggtaatgtaactccgccttccaggcgccccaacctcagaagtgggttacaactaagccaatgccaggagagaagaccagaaatgtcgaaaaaacAACCTGGTGACAtaggtaaaaagaaaaaaaaagttatttatgatGTAGCCATTAAAGTTACTTTTGTTTATAACTTTCATAATGCTAAGTAACAGTATATGCctatcatgaaacaagtttataatgttatacttaaTTACAGAAGTCAATCTTTAGGAAACTTGCTTTGctcatttcctaattttgacaaGTACAATAATTGTATAGCATTATAAACGggtttcatacgttattttttgtactacagcattataaaacaattcttaataaagaaataaaatcaaatttgtaatgataGGAAGTTTGATaacatggtctatgaagaaaagGGTTGCTGTGACAACAATTATGTGttaaatattatcacagtctagtatatacagtcacgaagcttgagttgttgagggtactaggaacaatagactgtgccagtactatttcgcattgtctgtgatgagacgatagcagcgaacctagtggttagcaattatctatggatgcatattccctacgaattgagcttcgtgtctgtatatactagactgtgatattattgcACGGAAAATCATTGCATAATATTAACTTTAATTTGCAGAGTGGAAAATTAGTAATGAAAATGTTCGCCAAGATACAGGAATATATTGAAGACCCTGATGCACTTGTATGTATACTCATCGATGAAGTAGAAAGCTTGACACATGCTCGACAGTCAGCACTGTCAGGCACTGAACCCTCAGACTCACTAAGGGTGGTGAATGCTGTGTTGACAGAGATTGATCGGTTTCGGAGGTGAGCTAATTCTGTGAATTTTCATTCGATTTTTatcgcctccctagcatttgtttttagcatctctctagcatttgtttttatcatctccctagcatttgtttctttgtttactaacattatacttttaataattgtaccttttaaaatgattcatgtttatttcatcatccttaattaaaacttttctatcatttatcttgtttatattatttaggttatgttacagcttctgctgtatgagattatggatagtcacgtatcagagattgtttaatatatattgataattgaagtggaatgcaactgttttaataaaaatgaaactgaatcaacaaagccttcttgactagtaattgtacatagagttcaatgaagattgtatagttggcacaactagtaacaagagaacagctcatcataacatatTTCTGATGTATTATTCACAGTGGCCTAGGCTAGTGGAAAGAGAATTCAAAACTATTTCAATCATAATTTTGTTAGCTCAACATAGGCAAAATTGGAACGATCATGTAGCAAGAATGAATTGTGGAAGGTTACCCAAACTCATTTTGAAATATCAGACGAAAGAAAAAAGTTcagaaaaattgtacaaaataattttgtagtGTAATTACCCATAACATAGCTGTACAGGCTTGTCATTGCACAGGGGAAAAAAGAGTTAATATTTTATGATCGTTATTTTCCTTTAAAAGGAGCTATTCGTTATAAATACTTTATTCTTTGATGTTACATTATGAATTGTTTGTAATGTCGTTCAGATATTGTTGCTCTATCTTGTATTTCTTTCTTGTGTAATAATCAtgttgaagatctggaacacagtttttttatactgtccatccataaattaaagaaatttccTTGTATAGTATGATCTGATTGTAAAATTTATACTGTTCATAtactctttttattatttttttgtttgtttatttatttttttttacctctagatacattgtaatatattgtGTACTTTGTTTGTAATCTTCATTGCTTGTCTTGTATTGTTCTGCATATGAATATTGTGGTCCCAAAAGACCCAGCAGTTATGCGacctaaaataaatcttaaaaaaaaaaaaaaaaaaaaaaccatgaaaataaattagtcATCAGTACCAGTGACAAAAGACACAGCTCtgtagtatatattgactacggTACATCCCAACTCTAGCAagaggcatctataatgaacaccgatcaaaatacccctcatttctcatgaaaaacaagaactgaaaagactacagtggactttatgttgtcagcaaatagctggatacatcAAGAAGTttgattgatttgattgattgattgtatttctttcttcttttcagaTTTCCTAATGTTTTAGTATTGACAACTTCAAATATAACAAATGCAATAGATGTAGCATTTGTTGACCGAGCAGATATTAAGCAATATATAGGACCTCCATCAGTATATGcgatatacaaaatatatcagtcCTGCATTTTAGAATTAAAAAGGGTAAGAAAACCTGtgattattttcagcattatatttaaactagaaatttacattttatgttcaTGAATGAGCAAATAAAATGAGACATTCATTTCATAGTTGTCTCTTTGGTTTTGAAAGCATGTGGTATTTTCTTACTTCTCTTTTCATCTTGTCAGTGAAACCATTCTTTTCTTCATTAAACTGTCTATGGTTTCATTTAACAAGAGATATTTATGTGATGGTTTTCCATTGCCTTTCATATCACAATTTTACTGCCATGAAGAAATCGAGCTGACCATACTAGTAAATATTTAGTCACAgcccgtgtgtgtgtgtgtgcgtgtgcgtgcgcgtgtTCTTTTCTCTCAACACCTCCTGTTGGTAGTAAGCTGCATTGACCTTAGCTCTGCTGGCCACTCTCTTAATTTTCAGCCGACCCCAAGAACAAATAACCAGCCGTCACCATAAAACCTTTAGAAAACTTTTCCTTGCATTGTCTTATGAAATTAGagcggcctttttttttttttttttttttttttttcacgttccTGATAAAATATGGCTCGAGGCTTATTGGTATCATCAAGATATATCCCTGCTTCATTGCCATCTGTTGCCTGCGAGATGCTGTTCATAGAGCCTTCTTGCATTTGCGAACCGCTCTTGAACGTGTTTCCCAGATAAGTGGTGATGACGTGCTTTGTGTCACCTTTGTAAATTCAGATGATGCGTCCAACAGTTCAGGCCTTCCTTCTAGAATACTTCTTTGAGTTGGAGGATTTTCCCTTCGAACTTAGACCTCACTTCCTTGATTATGCTGGGGGTGAGAGAGGATTGAActcttcttcttttaattttttctggCCATCCTCTTTGTTCGAGAGCTTGACTTTTACATCGATTAATCATCTTATTAATGGTGCTTTTAGAAACAATTATTCCAGattctttacattttttattatgatGGAGTAGCCGCGTTTACAATCTTAAAGGTCATATATGTAGCCTTCCCAAAAAGCCGTTAACTATGTGAAggattgtaattttgaaatgataTCATTGTAAGTTATGTTGCAGcctgttgttttatttatttatctgtttatctatttatgtatctatttatttatttcagactGGCATTGTAACATCAATAGATGACATTGTTCCACTGAAGTTTCTACAATTGTCACCAATGCCTGAAAACAGTGCCATGCAGCTTAGTGTAAGACTTCTTGAAATTTCGAGGTAAAAGGAAGCAATGAGGTTTATCTAATTCTTACTGTCCAGGTTGTTGGTTGACTGGCTGgttaattcttaaatttcataGCCTCTGGATGTGATAAGTATGATGTTCCTGGTCTCTCCAATGTTAGTATGTAAAGAATTTCATTTTTGAGATGGAGGCATCTACATGACGGAATTCATTACGCCTCATAGTAGGACAATATTCCATGATGATGGCTAGCATAGTTGAATTTTTACTATGTCGAAAAATAACTGGTCAATTTTtctgagtcttttttttttttttttttttttttcttcataaaaagaATTCTTTCATGTACAGTATTGTGAATTTATGACGTGAGGTACCGATGCCCACTTTCATTTCCTATGTTTAAAAACCAGTTGCTCTCAGTTTTCGACTCACAACTTTGAATCTGATAGCAAGTGTTGTAACCAGTCTTTCACCAAGGACTGCAGGCATATTCTGACAGAAAGGCAGGCCTAAGGAATATTGGTTGCTTGCTAATGCTCAACTTGTTGGGTCCTTTCTATTTCTGTTTTTTATTCTATTGCATTATATGTTCCCAAGCGTGTTAGCTCAGACACTTGCGTTTGAAACTCACATTTGGGATGTTCTGGGTTCAAACCCCAGTTCCGGTcaacctgattgaggtttttctcgTGATTCCCTCAATCTATTATAGTGTGACTTTTATTTTCCTGTAATCACCACCcaacaacaatgtgacttttattcttaataattcaccctacaacaatgggtattccactcaacacagcaacacaatagtcgttattgcactccacatgacgacaatggcaatacacgacgtgtattattggaaagaacaacaatgtactcctaatttaaattaatgttcacaatgcactatgtgcagaacaaaactgccaGTTCTCAGTTCAGAATTCGCTTGCcttagctagttcttctagcccactgttcaagttcactgcacatcgaactctgGTCTTCCGAACTacgtcgcactcgcctggacactgccacagttacggactcaagttcactgcacgtcgaacccaagtcttccaGTTGTGGTTCCACTGCCcgtcgaacccaagtcttccaGGTGCAgttccactgcacgtcgaactccggtcttccAGATGCTCTCGAAGGCTGGTTTCCTTGCTTACTTGAAGACGCACTTGTAGACTTGAAGACTCAAGACTGATTGTTCTGTCGGCACTCATGGtgttatttattacaccataactACTGGAATCTTCGATTCTCGTTCCTTTCAGAATCTCCGAGAGAAAACTGCGTCTCGATGCTTCCCTTGCTCTTTCTGCTCCGCGCTGTCACCATAGTCCCCCCCCCCCTTGCTCTGTGTCATGCTAGCATCAGGGGTTCGTGTTTCCATTTTCCTTGCCTTCCTTCTCACCAGATGTGTGCGCAACCTCCTGACTCGATCAGAACATTACAGACGGGCACCACAATACTATATATTTCCAGcaataaaggcaaatgccgggttggtaTCCAATTTCCACGAAAAACAGACCCCGTAGATAATAGTAGTATTCCAGTAATTCAGCTATCATAATAGTTGCAACACTATACACAGGAGAGTGTCTTTCAAGTAAGAGTTTAAATATCCGGCCTGGAGGTAGGTGGTGCTTTGGTTGGGAGTTTGTGTCCAGCTGCCGCACTAGATGTCGTGTTGATGAGAGAGTACATTAGTTGTCGTGTTCAGGGTTTAAGTATCCAGCCACAGCCAACACAGCAG
This region of Periplaneta americana isolate PAMFEO1 chromosome 13, P.americana_PAMFEO1_priV1, whole genome shotgun sequence genomic DNA includes:
- the pch2 gene encoding pachytene checkpoint protein 2 homolog, producing MSVLLHIEVVQREYSCLPKNELLQHVKKEVSDGLIPAGANIKSFSNPVLNEHVESIAFSGISCEDEVKAIDLKNANIQYYIYQLNTEGQQAEEMEGGDGRNEELTAANHWILPSSDFHGLWETLIYDSSIKENLLNFVETTMLFSDHKVDTNIISWNRVVLLHGPPGTGKTSLCKALAQKLAIRLGHRYTHGELIEINSHSLFSKWFSESGKLVMKMFAKIQEYIEDPDALVCILIDEVESLTHARQSALSGTEPSDSLRVVNAVLTEIDRFRRFPNVLVLTTSNITNAIDVAFVDRADIKQYIGPPSVYAIYKIYQSCILELKRTGIVTSIDDIVPLKFLQLSPMPENSAMQLSVRLLEISRKSEGLSGRTLRKIPFLAHAYYVQSPQVSLEDFIVAMHKAVIKQLKDRTELEQQDTSALNNIKQKSS